GTCTGGCAGAATGTCTCGTTCCGCCTGCTGCGCGGGGCGCTGAAACGCCCGCGCGCCGAGGCCCGCGACATCGCCATCGAGAAGCTGCGCCGCGTGGGCCTGACCCCGGACGTGGCCGACCAATTCCCGGCCGAGCTGTCGGGCGGCATGCAGAAACGCGTGGGCCTCGCCCGCGCCATCGCCGCCGAGCCCGAGATCATCTTCTTCGACGAGCCCACGACCGGGCTCGACCCGATCATGTCGGGCGTGATCAACGACCTGATCCGCGAGATCGTGGTCGAGATGGGCGCCACCGCCATGACCATCACCCATGACATGACCAGCGTGCGCGCCATCGCCGACGACGTGGCCATGCTGCACGGGGGCAAGATCCGCTGGACCGGCCCGGTCTCGGACATGGATCACAGCGGCGATCCCTACCTCACCCAATTCATCAGCGGCTCCGCCGATGGCCCCATAGAAGCGGTGCGATAGGGCGTCGGCGGGTGCCCGTGCCACGGCAAGTCCGGCCAAAGCCGCAAAACGCACAAGGGTAGGGAAAGTCATTCATCCGGGGGGAAAATGGTGCGGTCGAGAAGACTCGAACTTCCACGGGTGTTACCCCACAGCGACCTCAACGCTGCGCGTCTACCAATTCCGCCACGACCGCACGCCTTGGAGAATGGCGGGGGTTTAGCGGGCCTTGGCCGCAATGCCAAGAGGGAATTGTGCCTCCCGCACGCGATTTTCCACCCGGCCGTCCGCGCGCATTTGCGGCATTCACAACCGCTCGCAAGGGGGCGTCCCTTGCAGCAGGCGGCGGTTTCGGGCATCCCCTCATGGACCGCACGGAGGGGCCGATGGACTGGATCATTTCCGATGGGCTGGTGCCCTACGAGGACGCGCTCGCCACCATGGAAGCGCGTGTCGCCGCCATTTCCGAGGGCCGCGCGCCCGAGATGATCTGGCTGTTGGAGCATCCGCCGCTCTACACCGCCGGCACCTCCGCCGACCCCGCCGACCTGACCGACCCGGACCGCTTCCCGGTCCACACCGCCCGGCGCGGCGGGCAGTACACTTACCACGGGCCGGGCCAGCGGGTGGTCTATGTCATGCTCGATCTGGGCAAACGCGGCCGCGACGTGCGCCAGTTCGTCTGCCGGATGGAGGCCTGGGTGATCGCCACCCTGGCCGAGTTCAACGTCACCGGCGAACGCCGCGAAGGCCGCGTGGGCGTCTGGGTGCAACGGCAGGACAAACCGCGCACTGCCGCCGGGCAGCTCCAGGAGGACAAGATCGCCGCTATCGGCGTGCGCCTGCGCAAATGGGTGAGCTTTCACGGTCTGTCGATCAATGTGGAGCCCGATCTCGACCATTTCTCCGGCATCGTGCCCTGCGG
The Dinoroseobacter shibae DFL 12 = DSM 16493 genome window above contains:
- a CDS encoding ABC transporter ATP-binding protein — translated: MIELRGVSKAFGPKEVLRGVDLVIPKGESMVIIGGSGTGKSVMLKSVLGLISPDAGQILVDGKDVEKVERDAFLARFGMLFQGGALFDSLPVWQNVSFRLLRGALKRPRAEARDIAIEKLRRVGLTPDVADQFPAELSGGMQKRVGLARAIAAEPEIIFFDEPTTGLDPIMSGVINDLIREIVVEMGATAMTITHDMTSVRAIADDVAMLHGGKIRWTGPVSDMDHSGDPYLTQFISGSADGPIEAVR
- the lipB gene encoding lipoyl(octanoyl) transferase LipB, yielding MDWIISDGLVPYEDALATMEARVAAISEGRAPEMIWLLEHPPLYTAGTSADPADLTDPDRFPVHTARRGGQYTYHGPGQRVVYVMLDLGKRGRDVRQFVCRMEAWVIATLAEFNVTGERREGRVGVWVQRQDKPRTAAGQLQEDKIAAIGVRLRKWVSFHGLSINVEPDLDHFSGIVPCGITEHGVTSLVDLGLPVTMADVDVALRKCFEETFGPLPVEA